The proteins below are encoded in one region of Rhinolophus sinicus isolate RSC01 linkage group LG07, ASM3656204v1, whole genome shotgun sequence:
- the GCDH gene encoding glutaryl-CoA dehydrogenase, mitochondrial — MALRGVSLRLLSGGHRLRFLRAWGSAAAQTEKGGKTQSRPAKSLRPVFDWRDPLVLEEQLTTDEILIRDTFRTYCQERLMPRILLANRNEVFHREIISEMGELGVLGPTIKGYGCAGVSSVAYGLLARELERVDSGYRSAMSVQSSLVMHPIYAYGSEEQQKKYLPLLAKGELLGCFGLTEPNHGSDPGSMETRARHNPSSRTYTLNGAKTWITNSPVADLFVVWAQCEDKCIRGFLLEKGMRGLSAPKIEGKFSLRASATGMIVMDSVEVPEENVLPKASGLAGPFGCLNNARYGIAWGVLGAAEFCLHTARQYTLDRIQFGVPLARNQLIQKKLADMLTEITLGLHACLQLGRLKDQDKATPEMVSLLKRNNCGKALDVARQARDMLGGNGISDEYHVIRHAMNLEAVNTYEGTHDIHALILGRAITGIQAFTTGK; from the exons ATGGCTCTGAGAGGCGTCTCCTTGCGGCTGCTGAGCGGCGGACACCGCCTGCGCTTCCTGCGCGCTTGGGGCTCGGCAGCGGCGCAGACCG AGAAGGGCGGAAAGACACAGAGCCGACCGGCCAAGT CCTTGCGTCCAGTGTTTGACTGGAGGGATCCGCTGGTCCTGGAGGAGCAGCTGACAACAGATGAGATCCTCATCAGGGACACTTTCCGCACCTACTGCCAGGAACGGCTCATGCCCCGCATTCTGCTGGCCAATCGCAACGAAG TTTTTCACAGGGAGATCATCTCAGAGATGGGAGAACTCGGTGTTTTGGGCCCCACGATCAAAG GGTATGGCTGTGCTGGAGTCTCATCAGTGGCTTATGGGCTCCTGGCCCGGGAGCTGGAGCGCGTGGACAGCGGCTACAGGTCAGCGATGAGTGTCCAGTCCTCCCTTGTCATGCACCCCATCTACGCATATGGCAGCGAGGAGCAGCAGAAGAAGTACCTTCCCCTGCTGG CCAAAGGGGAGCTCCTGGGCTGCTTTGGGCTCACAGAGCCCAATCACGGGAGTGATCCTGGCAGCATGGAGACCAGAGCCCGCCATAACCCATCCAGCAGGACCTACACCCTCAATGGGGCCAAGACCTG GATCACCAACTCGCCTGTGGCCGACCTGTTTGTAGTGTGGGCTCAGTGTGAAGATAAGTGCATTCGGGGCTTCCTGCTGGAGAAGGGGATGCGGGGCCTCTCAGCCCCCAAGATCGAGGGCAAGTTCTCTCTGCGGGCCTCAGCCACGGGCATGATTGTCATGGACAGTGTGGAGGTGCCAGAGGAGAACGTGCTGCCCAAGGCTTCTGGGCTGGCG GGTCCCTTCGGCTGCCTAAACAATGCCCGGTATGGCATCGCCTGGGGCGTGCTTGGAGCCGCTGAGTTCTGTTTGCACACAGCCCGGCAGTATACCCTGGACAG GATCCAGTTTGGTGTCCCGCTGGCCAGGAACCAGCTGATTCAGAAGAAGCTGGCGGATATGCTCACCGAGATCACGCTGGGCCTTCACGCCTGCCTGCAGCTTGGCCGCCTGAAGGATCAGGACAA GGCCACCCCAGAAATGGTCTCCCTGCTAAAGAGGAATAACTGTGGGAAGGCCCTAGACGTCGCCCGCCAGGCCCGAGACATGCTGGGAGGGAATGGGATTTCTGATGAGTATCACGTGATCAGGCACGCCATGAATCTGGAGGCCGTGAACACCTATGAAG GCACTCACGACATTCATGCTCTGATCCTCGGGAGGGCGATCACAGGGATCCAGGCGTTCACCACCGGCAAGTGA